The genomic interval CAACAAACGACTGATGATAGATGTACGCAAAGACAGCCATCACCATCTGGCATTAAACAGGTAAAAATTAAGCATGTTTCCACACCAACGCATGTACAACTATTTTGGGAAATCCCTCCAATTATAGTGGCCTTCTAATTCTAGTAAACAAGTTTAAAGGCAAAGCATTACCCATTATTTTAACCTTAAAGAGTCGATGTCAAAATTTCCTACATGGCACGTCCATTACTCTCACTCAAGCGGGAAACAGCTAAAGTAGAACATTTCTATCTTGCTTCTAGTTACACTCCATACCCGAACCATCGAGGCACTCTGATGCGAATCCCTCAGCTTGGCAGGTGGATCTCCACTCAACTGTCATGTAGTCCTATTTCTTCGAAGCAGGACTCCATGCATGTTCTTCCTATGCCTAAGATCCCCACCTCAAATGGTGTATCCAAAAGGTAAAGCTATCTTGCTAGCCTAGGTCAGGATAAACTGAACCACTTGAGTTGGGTGTTGCAGTAATGGAGCACCCAATAAACCCTCCGGGATGGTTTGGAGGTGCACAGAATACATGGTTTATCACCTAGAGTGAAGTGTTCGTCCAAGCATTACCTCCCCTTTCACCATTTAAACTTTTATATCCCACAGATTTGCACAATCGACTGTCCTCACCCATAAAATTTCTCAAGCATCTGATTCAAGTCGAGGGATCAATTGGAGCAAGTTCACAATGCATTGAGACTATGCATAGGCCAACACATTGAAACTCCAAAAATACATGACCTAAGAAGCAAACACTCTGATGAAACGCGCTGACAAATCATGTCAGACATGCTTCTTGGACACGAAACTCGCTGGACTCTTTCAAATACTTCCACGTGTCCAATTAATTTCTAACTTCTGTACAATTCGACAGTTCGCAGGAACTTTGGGGACACCCACGTCCGCCATTAATGTTGTCTATTGGCTTAAACCAATAACAATAAGCTAAAAATCAATTATGAAATaagtgtaaaaaaaatttatacctCCCTTGCCTAATAACTTTAACAATCTTAAATTCAAAAGAATCGAACAAaggattaatatatattaatacttTCTAATAATACTAGCTCTAGTTACGTAGGATATAAGCTATTTTATGCACAGAATATAAGCTTAAATAACTAGATAGCGTACTTTTAAAAATTCATCTTTAGATATTTATTCATAAAGCACCTTTTGTTATAGAGAGGGAAATGCTACTCTGATCTTTTGAAGCTGAAAACTTAGTAAGACTAAAGGTGTAGCCCATGCTATGCAcggtaagaaaaaaaagtaaaaaatttaaatgaaggtTTGTTGGGTGGTGATTGTCAattgtagttcaatttttttttggcaaagtttaaatttagttcagatttgaagtagtggtaaaattaagttaattacaACTTGAAGGTAATGAGTTCAAACCTTGttgataaaattcatttttgttttttaaaacaaaagatATAGAGGATATTTGAAACTTCACTTTATTGACAAGACTTCATAACAACAGATTGCCatgtttgcttatataataaGAATAGATAACAAGCTCATTATTGGTTATCAAAAGGGTTGAACAATATAGAATTGACAAAGAAGCCTAACTACTAGAATGACGACGACAACCACCAACACTCAATCTCACTGGATGGGGTTGCCTATGTGAATTCTAACATTTAAAAtatccctatatatatatatatatatacacacatttctCAACCTCTTTCGCTAcaaattttttccatttatCCACATCCCTTAACTTATAACAGTCGCATTTCTGAATTACATTCTATATATTTGACTTTTAGTTGTTCAACTTTAATTAAACCCAATATTCTAAATTGCCCTTCCACAACTCAAGGCttcatgttttcttttactTCAACCACCACCAATACAATGGCATTTGTAAATAACAGACATCAAGGCTCCTCTTTGGATGGGTGCTTAGTAAAATTTATCAATCACTAAAGCAAAGAGTTAAAAGACTCAGTGCAGATCATTGCAGATCTTTGATATTATACAATTGTGATCGTAAAAGCCACAATATCTCCTCTACAAGTCCTAACACATCTTTCTATTTTGTAAGAAATGTATTTATAGCTTGTTTGTGGGCAACACAATTTCCCTTCATCTCTACAACCCTCCACAAGACTTCTCTAACTACTCAGATATTTTTAAAAGTCAAATAGATGCCATGCGTAAATCAATCTATTTATTTCTAAGCCTTTCCATCAAACACCTAAACAACAATATAGCTTCCATCATCAACCTACTAGGCATGAACCTAAACTGGTTTTGAAGACCTTAGTTTCTTCACTTAACCTTTGCTCAATCAATCTCTCCCAAGAGGATgtgtttatgtatatgtatccaacttggtgaaaaccaaatttacaaggaAACAAGACATGAAATAATTTCTAATCTCCTAAAACTAAAATCATACAATTTTAATCTTCTCAAGTGAGCTCAATCACTCcacttgtttctttcttttcttttattatgaTATCATTCCTACAACTATTGTtacaattattttgttattccatTTGAAAATACATTCAATCCCCTTTAATACAGAAATTTACAACCGTTTTGATAGCTTACCTGGCAATCCATTCTATCAGTAATTCCCCCGTGCCCAGGGATACTGTCCCCAAAATCCtggaaaaagaaaggaacaaTTAATAACAGTAACAACCAATTTGTTTCAGCTTATTTATTTGCTGTTGATAAAAACTACACCTTAATCTTGAAAGCTCTTTTGAAACCACTAGCAAAAAAGCCTCCAAAAGGTGCTATTATTGATGCAAATAGACCTAGCAACAATGCATGCCATTGAACAGGTAGAACTTGGACCTCCCCACATGGAAACTGCACAAGTAAATGATAAATGGTAAATCATTAGTTTCCacagataaatatattttccaaagcttaaaaaaaaaaaaaggatgtaCAGAAAAGGAAACTATACATAGGAATCTCATAAAAACTCCGTAGAGTTCAAATGTGAACAAGCAAGCATAAACATGAGTATAAAAGATGAAGCTCCTAACTGGTTGGGCCAACACTCTAACCCTCAAAAAATAATAGTACAGAGTAATAAAAGACACATAATGCATGCAATCAACTAAGCTTACCTGTATTCTTTATTACCCACATAATGGCCGGTTTCATGTAGAGTAGAAAAGTAATAAAAGACATGGAGAATTTGTTAAATGCCTTTTTTAATGGATAGAAACAAATATGGAAAAGACTAAGCAAGGGATATGCAGTCAATAGAACATGAAGCTTTGGGTTTAAAACAAATTGCTAATAGAAGTGCTATATCCATCATCAGATATGTTTCTAACATTATTACTGTAAAAATGCTTTTAAGTTTGTGTTTGATCGTGTGGAGCTTATGTTTGGGCCCCTTCCTGCAAAAAGCACTTGCCTACAGGCAGCTCCCAAAATGTTTTATGGCAGCATAGGAAAAGATTTATCATTTATTGGGAATGAATTTTACTAAATTCTTATCAGCTTAGGTCTTTGCATACACTACCCTAGTGTGAGCTTGTGgataaatgtttttaatcaCATCATGTGCAGTGGCATTATATTTGGACTGGATGAGATTGAGATGCAAGGGGAAATCTTTCCAAAGTATGTCTCCAAAGATTGGTGTTTCCAACTTGCAAATCATATATGGAAAAACATGTTTGTCAAATCAATGGATGCCAGGACCCATGAATAAATTTTCAGGGcactaaaatattcaaaattttccaaCTAGATTGAGATGTGTTGgaataaatttcaatttgacTTGGAAATAATCTAATCTAGAATTTCCCCTAAATGAAGAGAGGAATGCAGGAAACATGTAGGGTGATTTAAACACTCTTTTTGTGTCTTATTCTTTGAGTTCTCTTTATTGATAGCCCGGCAAGGTGACATGTAAAGTTCCTACTGTATTATATTTAAGTTTCGGAGAAAAAATTTCCTTCCACCAAACAACAGAAAGGACAACCTTCAAAAAACTAGCAATCAATAATCATTACTACCGTGGTTGTGTTATCATTGTTATTGTATTATGACAAAACTATATCAATCATTACAACCAAGGAGTGTCGTTAGTACATTGTTGTCATTTCTATACTACATCATTAGTAACAAAAACACAAGGCACTCCATATCAGGTCTAAGTATGTAGTACATAAGCTTGCAGAAATAATCTCCACATGACTTATTGAATTACTTTAATTATTCAAACTTCTATCTCAACTTAAATTCCAAGTTAACAAAGCAATTGGAATCTGGAGCAGCATGGAATTCATTCAAAGATACgatgtcattttcttttgacTTTTGCTGAGAAAAGATACAATGTCATTGGTTAACCCtaacatattaaaaatgttaatgTCACCCAGAGCACAATTCCACAACTGTCAATCAAAGAAATCACCTAGGATGACATGAAGAGACAGAATTCTAGGTTTGAAATGCATTGCGAACAGGGAAGCATGGAACTTGTAAGAAGGTTATCCAAATGTGAAGGTTAATAGTTAAATGAAGAATGTCTCGAAGTGAGAGTGGAAACATGGAGAAATATCCTGTTCTATGAGCATAGAAATTTCAGTCATGGAAACCAAATTGATGGTGAAAATTTGTTGTGCAATTTTCCATACCCAATAAGTGTCAACTTACCCACTTAGTAATCCACCCTGGCAGCATAAAATACTCTGGTTTAAACAATGGGCCCGGATCGCAGTGAAGCCAACCAGTCGACAAATCCTGTATATATTTTCACCACAGGGAGATGGAGATTAGCTTTTCCAAGTTTCAGAGCTGGGCCTTCTGTACAAGAATATTATGACAACGGTTATAAATTTCACCTTCCTCGGACATGTTAGCCACTCATAGCGACCCATAATATTAGCAAGCTGTGAAAGGAAATTGTATCAGTTCCATACTGGAGACTTCATAAACAAATACACTTCTGAATCTGCTGCATCTTCGTTAAGAACTAGCATGAATTGCATACACCTTTCACTGAGTTTTATGCTGTTTGGAAAGAAATTGTGAAAAATGGTCACAAGTACTGCACAAAGAAATCAGACCTTGTTTAATTCCTCACAACAAAAACTTGTGGTTAGATTTGGATCGAAGTACCAGGTGGTGGAAAAATGAAAGGgcttcttcccccccccccccccccctcctctttTCTACTTAGGGATTCAGAGAGGTAAAGGGCCTATAAAACTTGGTTATCTACAGAGTTGGAAGGTTATAAAAAGTTAGGGCAATTCAATAAGACTTGatttatgagagagagagagagagacaagagTTTCTCACTGCTAACttcatttccctttttttttttttttttttggtatagataacaatatataaaacacaacaaataattaaaaaaaaaaaaagccttttGGGGGAGAGGGGGCAGGCTCTATAAAGGATTCTCATTGCCAACTTAAATGAAAAAACGACTGCTCACCACAAATCCTGATATAATAGTTGTAACAGATGCTCCAATGAAACCCTCCCAAGTTTTCTTTGGAGATAACTTGATCAAAGGGGTTCTTCCAAAGAAGAACCCAAAGAAATAAGCAGCAATATCATTGATAACAATAAGTGATGCAGGAAGAAGGAACCTGTGTGCAAAACAAATGATCTTTACTTATTCCATGTAAGAGTAAATTGTAAACAACCAtaaaggaagcaagaagaaagggataaaacaacataaaatacAACAAAGAGATCTAACATGCCAATAAGTCATAGTGCATAGTCACTAATTGCTCATTCAAgacaaaagagaaaattattgTTAGGTATTACCAAGAACCTGAGACAACATAAAAAGCCATTATCAGTATTTCTGCAGTGATAATCAAATAACTTTTCTAATCCAGTTGCCTTATgtgcttcttttctttctctgctttgccctttctccttttcttttttattttcattaatatataatttatgtacTTAGAAGTCTTATATAAGGATATAGTTGTAACATTCATCATTATGTTTATTAATACTACAAATTGAGATCTAAATGGTTGTCTAATACTACACTATTCTGTATTAATGTGCTACCAAAACGTTGTGATCCATTGTAGCTGTATGAAGTTGTTAAAATACCATTTATTTTTCACACAATTTTTTTGTCTCTGCTAGACCACAATCATATTATGCATGGGCTGCAATTGTACAGAAGTCATACACGGTTAGTTTATTGGCAAAAATAGGACACCAAGGTTGTACCTTCCTCTTGCAATCACCCAAGTGAAATCAAATTCTCAGATGACCacctcacacatcctcacacgtgacttcttttcaaTCCATGATGCCTACATTCTGAGGATCTCACTGGCACATGGACTCACTGTAAATTGACCAATTTACAGACTTGCCTCAGCTAGATCTTTCTATTGATGGTGTTTTTGGGCTGTTGAGCACTCAGCTGATATCTATTGCTTAATCTAAACATTCCCAAGCTTTATCCATTAAGTTTTTAGCTTTCAGTTGCACAAAGATGTTAATTTAAGactacttttttgttttttagtaAGACATGTCTATTGGGAGTAACGAGACCAGAATGTAGTAAGCTTAAAAGGGTCTGTCAAGAGTTGAATATGTTTTCCCACGAGGATTGATGCATTGTGAGCAATGCACCAATAGATGTAGGCAAAGAGATAGTCTACATGATATCAATTTGATCCCCCAAGTtcataaatgtatttttgtggGCTATCCTTAGTCCGAAAGGGTATGTTGCATTCTTACAATCTACAAATTCTTTACTTCTGTCAATGTTAAGTTTTTAAATCTAACAAGTTCTTATGGAACCAAATACCAAAGTTGTAGCAGAGAAAACTGATTTATTGAGCGGTCCAAGTAAATATTTAAGACTAGTTGTAAAACTGAAAATTTGACTATTCTAGACCAAATATGATTGCCACAAGCATGGGTTCTGTTAGTTCTTTAGATTCACAGCATGCAAGTCATTAAGATGTTCATATTGCATTTTGAGATATCTCAAGGTACACTGAATAAATTGCATACTACACAGATTTAAGTTTAGACAAATGAAAATTGGGCACATTTCCCATCTTGCAGGAAGTCTATCACAAGGTATTGCATCTCCATTGGAGGTAATTTAATATCATGGAAGAGTAAAAACTGAGTACTAGCTTGATCTAAATCTTAAATTCAAGAAACAACCGTGGCATATAGCACAAGTGAGTTgacatggctaaaacacattaATACTCAAGCAGCAGTTGCAGATCACTTCCAATCTCATATTCCATGAAAAGCTTAGTGCATTGAGGTTGACTATCACTTCATTTTCCATAAGGTGtcataaaattttactaaaacTACTTATATGAATTCAAAACATCAGATTATTCATTATAATTTGTTCAACAAACTGTAGGAGGAACTAGGGTGAATTCTATTAGTAACAAGCTTGAAACAATGCTCTAGTTTGAGAGAATGTTAATAGGTATTTGTGTATCTAGGTGTATTACATAAGGATAAAGCTATAATATACATGTACTAACTATAAAAAATTTTGTTTGCATATTCGTATGTGTGTGTAGGCCACCGTAACTTGAATGAAATAAGACTGTGCTCCTTACAAAAGAGAGCATACTACCGTAGCCTCATTGCTTTCTAatctaataattaaataaatttaagaaacaaGGCAAGGGCAGATAAGTGCTGGAAGAAAGCTCTAATATATGGTTTAGATGGGTGGCAAATAGATAGTCTACatgatagagaaaaaaaaacagagGGTTTGGTAGATATGTTACCAGAAAATTCCTTCAAATATGTTTGCTACAGTGAATGAGGATTGTGTGAACACCACGATTAGAATCATATGTGTCCATGCATATTGGCCAAATTGATACTTGtacatcttcttcttcagagTAAGAATGAACCACATAAAACCTGAGTCCAGTTGTAAggcattacaaataatatgtCAGGATAGTAGCATATGGAAGAAAATCCTTTCAGAAAATGATTGAAATTCCATACAAtgaaattccttttttttttttgcaaaacaaTGTTATCTACAATCAAGATACAAATCTACAGAAAGCAACTTAAAAGATAAGATTCGTCAAACTTAAAGCAGAAGAATAAACATAATGATAAACTCACCTGCAATATACAAGAAATAACAGGTAACCATGTGATACTTGATAAAACAGCTTACGATATGATACAAGAATTTGTCAGAAGTAACAGTGTTGACAAGACGTTGGCTAAGAATGCGACCATATACGAACAGCATAGCAGTGAAGAAAAAGTGCCTGGAAGCATAAAGTTGATAAATGAACACACAAGGAAAATAAGCTGACAGATGTATTGCAATTAACTCTCTAGGAAACCAGGATAGATTTAGTGGATGTTCAGGAAATCCCAGAAAGGAGGGTAGACAAGATTAAGCTGACTGTTGAAAGATACAAAATGTTTGGTAAAAGTTGTACTGTTGAATCAAATTTTCTAATTCAAAGAACTGATGCCTATTGTACTTAAAGATGAACAGAAGATCATACTAATCTCAACCagatgtaattttaaaaaaggtTCATTAGCTGGCCAATCATTCAACTAAAAGCTTCCTCCTAGAATAGAAAACTTCAGCTGAGTTTAATTTCCGTGAGAATCTGGCCTAACATACCAATTCAAAAGCCTAAATCCTGGGAGATGTCTATCTTCACGTGCTCTTCTGAGTAAATTGAACAGCTCTCTTGCCATAAAAATTTGGATAACAACCACCATGGCCCAAATATAAAGATGACCCATGTAGATTATGAGCACAAATCCCCCAATCATCCATATGGATGAATATACACGAGTCAAcattgatttgtatttgttcTGATCATTAACAAGTAAATGTCTTCCATTTTCCTTGCCAACCTCTGGAATAACCTGATAGCCAAAAgagtaaaagacaaaaaagttAATCCTAACACTCAGAAGAAGCTAAAAAactctttcaaaattttatccATTCTCATATCCTATTTGtaaccagaaaaaaaaaaaagtttaaaatacaTCCTACCACACACTCTTCTCCTGCCCAACAAGATAGATCATAGTTTGTCTTAGTTGGTATTATGATTGAGTTTTGCAACACGAAGCAGTGAAAAAGAGTTAATATTTGCAACCAAAGAAAAagttcactacaagaaattgtGAACGATAGATTAATGCAAAACCAAGTTACCAACCTCATTTGTGCGTCTACGATGCCGAAGCCGTCCAGGAGCTGCTGCTGGGTTGCTGCCATGATCCTTCTGCATGGCCTTTTGATTTACTTTTTACTTAGTAAACAAGAGAAAAAAGCATATGTCTGCACACACAGACCCTGAAACATGtaaacaaccaaaaataatGTGAGGGCGGCAAAAGATACCATTAATCCCAATGTGAATTGGGGAAAATAAGCAATTGACAAGTCAAATGAACAATGAAGGGAGTAAAAATCCTAatgccattaaaaaaaaaaaaaaagtgtccCCCACTCCAagtgcatgaggctccccaTTTTGTGAGCATCAAGGCAGGGTAGCAATTATATACAACCTAATGCTTCTTTTGCAAAGAGGTTATCTCCACAACCCAAACCTATGACCTTCCAGTCACAAAGGAGAAACTTTACTATTCCTACCAAGGCTCACcctcataaaatatatatatatatataaatattgtgtAAAGGTGCTGATACTGCAAACTGCCACACCAATGACCACATCATCAATTGCACCTTAGCCTAACTAAGTTAGGGTTGGTGGCAtggcattcataatgtcaattgacctctaaaagtcacattgacaatacaaatctaTGCAAAAGTACAATGTGGCAAGATTTTACAACGGATGTCCATCCTAATGTAACCCTCTAGTGAGGGAATGATAAAAtaaagtttcaacaccatcttcatatgacAATGTTTGAtaagatggtggtgaatgaagataattgacaTGGATGTATTCCATTACATAGTCGATACTACGAAACCAACTTGTATTACATGGAAACACAACAATTAacaacattaaaaaattatcaattttaaaCAAAGCCAATCAGTATCGAGACAACATAATTTACTGGTTGAGGAACCTGTGGAGCTAACAGAACCGATAGCACATAAGTCATCCCCCATAGGCAAGCAACAGTATCATATAAACTATAGGCATTAATGCGTAAGTGAGCTCAGAGATAACTAAGCAATTTATTCCAGACTTGCACATCTAAACACATCAACTTAATTACCTGTGGTAATTTGAACATTCTTCACCCATTCACCCAATACAAAGAAGATTTTGACAGATATATATACACCACACTTAACCattcccccccccaaaaaaaaaacccaccCCCTCTTTCACTCAGTTTACAtactttatgtttttttttttggctcagTCAGCTTATATACTTCTTACCTTCATCATCATTGAACCCTTTGCTCATGGACCATGTACACCTTGCTGGTGCATCAAGGGACTAGTAATTGCAACTAATTAACATCCATTCATTATACCATTATACTGCTTGGGAAGTGGGCAGCTGGAAATATTGATGTTATTGCTTTGACACCAGTACTTAAGGATTTCAGTAACAGAGCATAAAGTTCATAAGAGCATGGTTTTCTCTTGGCAGATTCACATGACAAAACAAGTTACTTAGCCAAATTGTTTCACGGCTTCACTTGTAATATAGTAACCACAAATGGTCTATGTAATAGCCAACCATACCTATTGAGATTGAGGCTTGACATGTTTTAATGGCCTATGTA from Diospyros lotus cultivar Yz01 chromosome 8, ASM1463336v1, whole genome shotgun sequence carries:
- the LOC127808498 gene encoding phosphatidate cytidylyltransferase 1-like; this encodes MQKDHGSNPAAAPGRLRHRRRTNEVIPEVGKENGRHLLVNDQNKYKSMLTRVYSSIWMIGGFVLIIYMGHLYIWAMVVVIQIFMARELFNLLRRAREDRHLPGFRLLNWHFFFTAMLFVYGRILSQRLVNTVTSDKFLYHIVSCFIKYHMVTCYFLYIAGFMWFILTLKKKMYKYQFGQYAWTHMILIVVFTQSSFTVANIFEGIFWFLLPASLIVINDIAAYFFGFFFGRTPLIKLSPKKTWEGFIGASVTTIISGFVLANIMGRYEWLTCPRKDLSTGWLHCDPGPLFKPEYFMLPGWITKWFPCGEVQVLPVQWHALLLGLFASIIAPFGGFFASGFKRAFKIKDFGDSIPGHGGITDRMDCQMVMAVFAYIYHQSFVVPQSFSVEMILDQVLMNLTFEELRALYMKLGQIIHDGHIEQY